Within Anopheles nili chromosome 3, idAnoNiliSN_F5_01, whole genome shotgun sequence, the genomic segment ATTATTTAGCCGGTGACATTTGCCGTGTAACAAAGCACGGCGCGAAAGAGGGAGGAATTGTAGGGTGTCCCTTGTTGGAGTGGCCGCGTGCACCGGTTCAGTGATTCAACGGTCGGTTGACCATCTCGgtcagcaccagcagccagCAACTACTGGCCCACAAGGGTAGTGATGAGAGGGTGTTCAGCAGTATTAGCGCTGCACTGTTTACCGTTGCCATATCTGCATACGGCCCATCGAGGGACAGTTTTTAGAGGTTAGCTTGTTCTGGCTCTCCCATTGATGGCTCGCTATCGCGCTGCCATCGGAGTGGCTCGGAATTTATTCATTAACCTTTAATGTAAATTTAAGCTGGCCTACGATTGTTTAAGGTCTTGAGCTAGCGTTGTCCCTTCTCTACCTTATTGGCGTTGAATGTGATGTTTGGTGGAACTGCGTGAACGCTTGTTTCAGCATACAAGCATCTTCATCATCAATTTTGTGGTCATTTGGCATGACCTAGGCTGCTGCCACGAGGTAATTTTACCGCAAACAGACCAAGATGATACACATTTGCAATGATTGGATAAAGATCAGGTCTGTGTAACACCGTTTGCTCAAGCAAATCGTACCGTAACCTCAGGTCAGAAGTACTCTCGGTGGCAGTGCAGAGTAATAGGTACTAAATAATTTCATGCAATTTTTCACTGTTACATCACGATTCACACGTGCATTTGCAAGTGCAATCGAAattccgtcttttttttctggtgcgtttcgtttcacgGACGCTTCTTCCCGAGCGCGAACTCTAATCTCTAGATCTGCTGACTTGAAGCTTCGCTCCGCCAGGCAATTGGAATCGCGCAACCACACGTTGGGGGTAATTGATGTGCACTGTTACGATACCGGGGGTTTCGCTCTGTATCAAAGGGCATTTGTGTCAAATTTCCACTGCAAACACCAGGCCGTTTGGGCCCGTAGGTCTAGGTTGCTCCACTCGCATCGTCGGTGGCAGTTGAGATTGTTTTAGCGAATTCGTAAATGCCTGGAATGTATCCGCGCTGTGCGCTTTTAACGCTCGGCTGATGAGAGAACCGTTAGTGTTTGGTTTGACGGAACAGATGGTTTCTAGCAGCCTGTGTGCGGCTCATCCGTCATTTCAACCAGCAAGCCCAGGTCGCCAGGTCTTTGCGTGCACCATGCTCTTTGTCGCTGGACCGGTTAAGAGACGATCCAAATGTTTAGCAAGAACAAGTACCACCCGCGCAATTTTGAGCAGTTTCGCTTTGTGATGGTGAATGTTGCACTCTTGGCAATTCTTGGGGTGTGTATCCTTGTTCGCCTGGAGCAGTGGAGTTCGCGGTTCGAAGTGAACGGAAGTGGAACCAAATGAGCAAGTGCGCGCGTACCAGAGCATGTTAGCAAGGAGAGTAGCGCCAGCCATCTGCCAATCGCGTCGCGTGTTCCGACGGCGTTACCGTGACTGATGGGGGGACGTGATGCCGCGACAACGGCTGCATCAGACGGCGACACCGTTGGGAATATTTGCTCCCGATTCTCTGCTCCATTTATGCTTAATTACTGATCGGCAACCATGGCGACAGTAGGTAGCGGGTAGCGTTAaggttcgcgcgcgcgtgcgttcCACCGATCGCATGGTCGAGTCgagtgatgaaaaaaagatattttggAATTCGGCTCCAAGCGGACGGCGGGCTGtttgtgtccgttttttttgctttgtaaGACCGTGTGGATTTGGGGATCTTTTCTCTTTGATCCGTCCATATTGGGCAATAGCAATTACTGGAAAGCACGTTTGTGTACCATACGATCGCGGGCATACACGATCGTAATCGTGTTAGTCATTTGTTAAAATGCTTTAAAATTAGTTCTACAACAATACATGCAGCAATTTGAAAAACTGTGTGTTATTTATACATACGCTTTTATCTGATTGTTTATTGATGATGCAATCAAGTTTGAGAATCGTTGTTTTATTCCCCCATCCCAAGGCCTATCAAACGAACAGCTAAAGCAAGCCACCATCAAACGCCCACCAAAAAGGCAGCGAGGCAttgtaaaatcaaaacatcagTCGCTCGTTCTACACGCTACAGGATCAATGCAAACATTATTCCACTAGCAGCGCGGTTGTAGTATTCCCAGGGCAATGGCATCTTCAAAATGGCCCGGCCATATTTATGATGCGCTTCACTGATGTTTGGTTGTTTGGATCTATTCTTGGTGTTTGCTTGCCCCAGCGTTGGCGACGACATTATGAGAACGTCTTCAGACTTTGATCCCATCCGTTGCTGGTGCACTCGACAAGCTTGGTATAGTTTTCGTGCTCTAATCGTCAAGTTTTGAGTGAAATTTTGGGAGAGAGCTAGacgaggagaaagaaaaaactgccGGCTTTGTAGAGGAGCAGATGGATTACAAATCCTCGCACAAACAAGGCGTATACAAATCCTCCCGAAGCACCGGTCTTTCTGTTTGGAGAATGACGGTAATCGCTATGTGCACATTGGTGTGGCCTAGAAAGGGGTACGAAATGGCCGTTTAGCTCTATGTTTACACGGAATGATCACATGTTTGGGGGAAACTGCAGTAGGAGCAGGTGGCGTAGTATAAGATATTGCGTTGGGTTTTACAAAGCCGGAAGCGAGAAGTAAACACCCAAAAACACTTAACGTTTTGACAATTGCTGGGAGAGAAGCTGGAGCCAACCGCAGGTGGATTGTGGCTGCGCAAGTTTTAATCCAGGATAGATCTGTGTTGGAAAATGTCAACCCGTGTCGCACATTCATGTATGAGATATGTAGCCATAAATCTCTCTTCACGCATGTGCTTTTATGATTTTTAGAGGTCTGTTTTTAGTTGTCTGTTCTGTGGGGAACTGAGTAGGTGatattttctaaaacaaaGTTACATGATTAGCTACTTAACCTCAGTGTGGTAAATTTTACGCATGTTAGTTATGCTTCGTTATTGATTGAATCATTTATTCGGCAGGTTGATTCCAGCAGACGCATGCACCGAGCGGTGATGGAAGAAGTCGTGCGATTTCTGGACCGTTGCTATCGCTCCCTGGACGCGCTACAGAGCGGACAGATCGGTCGTTCGAAAAGTGTACTGCAAGTGTCCAAAACCAATGGGACGCAGCAtccacaccatcaccaccagcacgaTTCCGATAGCAGCAGTGCCAGCAGTCCTCGAGCACGCAGCAGCACCAATCTGATCGATGCCCAACAGAAGCCCTACAGCAAAGCCACCGGAGGAACCGGCCAGAATGGACGTTTGGATCATCAGCAACCATCGTCCCTGACGTTGATCCCAAACTCATCGTCGACTGCGAGTCAGCATACGGTATCGTCAACGCACCACGAGGACGATTGCGTCGTTCCGCCATCACCTGCCAGCTCCTATAGCAATTTTAGAGATTTTACTTGGTAAGTGTATTTGTTTCAATCTACTTTTCTTGCTCTTGGGATCTTCCAAAGGAGCTACAGAAAAGTACATACCTATTCTAAACCCTCCGATCGTGACCTCTTTATTCATTGTTGTGAAGATTTTATCAACTATTTACTCACATTGTGGTACTGAACGAGAAGCCTTTGAATCCCATAAGCTACCTTCATCGCGTTTAAGCCACACGCTTCTGAAGGAGCATTTTTTGTCTCATACCGTAAGTGAAACATGCCCATGCATGTGTCAAGGGTATCAATAGGCATTAAAATAGATTTCCCTAGATCGTGATCCCGTGCCTACTCTCCATCCCAGAGGAgtattgaatgaaaattaacgGGTTGTTGCTTCCCTGCGCGACAGGTTGGTAATGGATGGAGGCGCGAACGTCttatgtctctctctctctctctctctctctctctctctctctctctctctctctgtcactcttTCTGTCTCCACAAACCAAGGGAGGAGATTTTCCACTCGAGACGGCACTATCACGCATGGTGGCATGCTCGCGGTGTAATCCTCAAATCAAGCTCCCCGAACGCCCGCAGGTTTATTTAGGTTTCACACTTTGCGCGCTCAGCTTTCAGTGCGGGGTCTCGTGCGCTAACGTCTCAATACATAAATCGAGTGCTAATTTATTAGACACATACGTTAATTGCCTGTCGTCGGGTTCGCCGTCGTCTTCGAGACGTTCGGCGCTTGCCAATGGATCGAGAAATTCCACCGCCGGTGCACTGAAAACCCATCACGACGTACCTTCGGCGGCTGGGATGAAGAGCGTGCCTTGGATTATATTCCTCAGGTTGTTATCCATCTTCGGGTTCGTTACCACGTGCGGGAGACAGACAGCATTCTGTTGGCCACGTTGCCTTAGGCGCGGCGACATTCCAAATAATTCTTGGCTCGATTGTTTTAACTAGGAAAGTTTTGTTTGAAGCGAGAGATTATGGTTTGCGTCCCGAATAAGCGTACTCTGATTGATGTTTGATTAAACAGAAAGCCTTACCCGgatcagaaaaataaaaatcattcatgATTTTACCAAgcttgatgattttttttaatgcataatGCAACATACTGTAAACAATTCGATTGTTATTGAGGCAACACATGGTTGAGCCCTCATATGGTTGATCGTACATTGATCAATCTTGTTCATGAACGTGGGGCCTTTTTTTAAGTAAAACTCCATCCCTCCAACCTGCAAGGTGCATTTCGATGCACGATTAGGTTCAGCATAAGCATGTGGGGGGCACCGACTAAAAAACTGCACTCTCCACTGTCATTGCAAACACCATCCCGAATACATGGCGCTATATGAGCATCAGCAGGGGGTCACTAAGTCAAATCCATTACGAGCCATTAAATCCGTGACATCCGGCCCCAAAAGCCATCCCCTGTTGGCAAAGAACGTTTGCAGACTGTAAACTCGCGTCGCTTACAGAATCTCCGGCTGCTGGTCGGACTCTGTGTTGCGTTGTGAACGCAAGAATATAAATGGTAAAATTATCTACGCCACTGGATGAAACGCGTCGTCCCGTTCGTCCTAGCAGCAGTGGCAGGTCATTTGCGTGCGAATCGATTTGTCATCATCAATCATGAGCCATGCGCGCCCTACATCACATTGCTGCCCACTCgcccatgggaaactgcacGCGTGCAGGCAGGGCAGTGAATCCGAAAGGATCAACACTTGGAGTTGAACGGGGGGATCCCTCTGTTAGCTGGGTTAGCTCAGTGGGAAAAACACTGGGGTGTAGGAATGCGTTTGCGTGTACGCATCGATGATTCAGCGCTACGCCTCCGCTGTTAAGCTGACCGATTCCGAAGCGCCAAAGGAGTTGCTGCTAGCCGTGATGATTTATCCGGAAACGGAGCGGTTTCGTATACATTTGCATGTCGTTCAGGTTTATCGAGCATAGGCGATagacaaaacacacacaaaaaaacaacaaaaaaacaagaacttTATAAAAGAgagtgtgtttatgttttggtTAACAACACAGGCCGGtttggagtgaaaaaaaaatgcgtggATTATATTCCTTCGTTATGCTCCTTTATTGCAACCTCtggtccttgtttttttttttctctctctctctctctctctctctctctctctctctctctctcgcttctaGGCGTTTGTTTACGGTGTTTACGGTTGTGTGATCGCATCCGCGttttaaaagcaaatattCACCGGTTTGATTCACGTGGTCACCGATCAAGGGTGCAGAAAGCCCCCCGTATTTACCATTTGGCCGCTGGTCGGTAGGTGATAAATTTCACTTGATAGTCAATAATATCCCGGTGGGTTCAGCAGCCTGTGTCTGCGAAGTTGATCCGGGGGCGAAAACCGTTCCAGACGTGGTTCTTTAAGGCGGCGTGTGTCTCGATCGCCACGCCGGACATGGTCGATTTGTGGTGGCGGCCGCACGATTGAACCAGCAAACTACATGTAaacggttgggtttttgtgagCAAGAagcgcaccaccaccaagAAGGAAAGTAAGCAAAAGCGGAGCGAATCGAGCGTTCGGTGGCCACGCGATGGAACACATTTTTAACGGATAGATTTCGTAATCGGGCGTGATAGATGGGCCCCAAACGATGTCGGGATGCTGCGAACATAATTCTCCCGTTGTTGACAAACTCCTGCCGTGGGGTGGTATTATGTTGAATGGGATGGGATTGAATTATTTGGCACACATATTACATCCTCTCCCTCGCCcaaaaacagctgtttgtttacGCTGCGTGGACCTGTGGAGCGAAAACTTACATCCGTTAGGTGGTTCGGGGTTTGGAatgccccaaaaaaaacaagtaaaaaaacaatataccCCATCAACTAATGCACGTTCTCAAGCATTCACATCTTTGTAACGCGAAGAATGCTACATTCTGCATCGAAATCAGTAAAGAAATCCGTTCATTGCATTTTACATGATTAAGGTACTTGAATAAGGATCGACTGTGCACTATCCCAGGGAGTGGGAGATCGTAAAGGGCCAGCCCCATTTTTTGGAATCGTCTTTACGCGCTCCAATTGAGCCGTCTGTCAGATTGAGTATTCGCGCCGGTGGTGTGCCGGAAGACTACGACACCCTCCTGGTGATGCTGGTAATTTTACGGCCAACACTTCTCGCGCCTTCGAATGTGTGCCAGAAATGCGATACTTTTGCTGATGGTAACCGATACGATGGCCAGTTTGCCGTGGCGGGAATGTGCTGCACGAGGACGCGGTCGTCTTCGGTAAATCGGTTCAAATATAAATCAACTAGCGCCTGGTCCGGGTGTCCCTGTGCGCGTCTCCTTTAGCGCGAACCATTATCCAATCACGCCTGGCTGGCGTGGAATGGAAAGGTCTCTGCGGCCTGGTGTCAGAACACATTTGCTGCCACCAAGCACAAACTTCTGTTTCTcccctttcttttttcggttGGCTAAAACATTCAACtaatacatatatttatgctTTGCTCCCTTTGCAGGCGACGCTCACCGAAACGAACCCAGACTCTGCCAATTTCCAGCAACGAAGTTGACCCGGAGAAGCTGGCCCAGGAGGCGTTCCGTTTGCTGCGGACGGTGCAGAACCTGCTCAACACCCAGGAACCGACGCTGGCCCAATCGACGAACGCACTGGACAGCCTGATCTCGGCCTCAACGGCGGCATCCAGCTGCGGCAGCAACACCACACTCACCGGTGTCGGtctttccgcttccggtgccgtCCTTGGCAGCACTCCGACCCTCACCGGAACCGgcagtagtggtggtggtggtgcaggaGCTTCCAGTAGCGGAGGGAACATCGCGGGTTCAAATGGGCATGGTTCGGGCGCGATCGGACCACTGGTCAACACCCGCAGTACGGTTGGGTTCAGCCGAAAGTTGAACATGCGCGGAAGCCGCCTCTCGGTACGcagcagcacggccgattCGGTGCACTCGACCTCGTCCTCCACGAAGACAGAGACCGACGAGGACAACACGGATCGTCCTTCGCCACCGTTGCTACTAgcgcaccatcatcaccatcatcatctgctGCACCACCAGGCGGGTGGTGGGGGTGTGAATGGAGCGGGAACCATGGCTGGTGGGggtagtagcagcagtagctgcagcagcagcacttcCGGCAACGGGAGCATCAGTGGAAATGggcaccaccatcatcatcatcaccatcatcaccataaTCCGGCGCATCGGTACAGTGCCAACATCGAGCGGATCAAGGAGATGATGATTTCGAGCTCGGCGGAGGACGAAAGCGGATTTAGCTCGATGAACTCGTTCCAGGAGATCGGACTGCCGCTGATCAACTCCACCATGCTGTCGTCGGTGGGAAGCAGCCACGGTGTTAGCACCGGCTCGATTGGGGGTGGATCTTCGTCCTCGACCGATGGAGCAACGAGCAGCAGTAACGGTGGTGGTTCTGGAGGTGGTGCCGGTGCCAGTGCGTACGGTGTGTCGGATGATTCGTCGGAGTTGCGCGAAAACACCGTCATCCCGACAACGATCGGGAACAGGGCCGGTGAGAGCATGGCGAACAGCAACAGTAGTGCCAACAAGCTGGGCATTCCATCGTCACCGTCCAGCAGTAAAGCCGCCGGCTCGGGGATGGGTAGTGTGACCGCGACGGTCACTTCAACGAGCGCCGGTGGAAGTGGCAGCTCGCCTGGAACGACCACGGTCGGAGGATCACCGCTGCGAGTGGCACAATCGGCCAGCTACGAGCATCATACGCACTTTATTAACCACCGTCGGTGGGATTCGGCCCCGGTGGTGCCACCGAAGCTGAAGATACACGCCAGCGAGACTGACACCGTGTCGCGTGTTCTCTGGGTGTAGCAGAG encodes:
- the LOC128725292 gene encoding uncharacterized protein LOC128725292 encodes the protein MSKTIETHLQSNEVRIPKKRSEFDVTSSAAPCHYFKSSFARSLSFSQGPGGGGSGGHGGRGPYGGADQHFTRSLDFDVNFDPITGNDDGAGDPVNGQANSTHPMMMMMMMGTPSAASPVYEEEGEGGVRGESDPDVASLNGIEASNGGIVKTLWNYAKGQEVKSANSSPAKRAIGLKPNGTLASRKSIEGNEIEVLRLRKECQNLIEENRRLVSLATNGGNSLGGNYAINGLLNGALSGSGNLATLGMGAPNGGSYSSVESVILQTQVETLQWQLKQVDSSRRMHRAVMEEVVRFLDRCYRSLDALQSGQIGRSKSVLQVSKTNGTQHPHHHHQHDSDSSSASSPRARSSTNLIDAQQKPYSKATGGTGQNGRLDHQQPSSLTLIPNSSSTASQHTVSSTHHEDDCVVPPSPASSYSNFRDFTWRRSPKRTQTLPISSNEVDPEKLAQEAFRLLRTVQNLLNTQEPTLAQSTNALDSLISASTAASSCGSNTTLTGVGLSASGAVLGSTPTLTGTGSSGGGGAGASSSGGNIAGSNGHGSGAIGPLVNTRSTVGFSRKLNMRGSRLSVRSSTADSVHSTSSSTKTETDEDNTDRPSPPLLLAHHHHHHHLLHHQAGGGGVNGAGTMAGGGSSSSSCSSSTSGNGSISGNGHHHHHHHHHHHNPAHRYSANIERIKEMMISSSAEDESGFSSMNSFQEIGLPLINSTMLSSVGSSHGVSTGSIGGGSSSSTDGATSSSNGGGSGGGAGASAYGVSDDSSELRENTVIPTTIGNRAGESMANSNSSANKLGIPSSPSSSKAAGSGMGSVTATVTSTSAGGSGSSPGTTTVGGSPLRVAQSASYEHHTHFINHRRWDSAPVVPPKLKIHASETDTVSRVLWV